The genomic DNA CGGCCAGGCGTTCCTCCAGGTGCGGCCACCCGACGCGCGGACGGTCCGCATCGAGATCGGCAGTTACAACCTCGGTAACGCCTGCGTGCTGGCGGGTTCCCTGCTCGACCTGCCAGTGTTCACCGTCGTAGGAGCCGTGCTCCTGGCCGGAACCCTATACATGTTCTACAACGGGACGAGAGGTGCGACGACCAGCGGGTGGCCGATCATCCTCTACCGTTCGGTCACCGCGATCCTCGCCCTGTCCATCCCCGTGGGGCTGGTCATCGCCGCGTTCGGTTGAAAGAGATTGGAGGCGCCGACCGGATTCGAACCGGTGAATCGAGGTTTTGCAGACCTCTGCCTTACCACTTGGCTACGGCGCCAGAGCGTCCAAACTTACCACGCACGGACGAAGGGTGTCAACGCGGGATGAGCCGAATGTGCCGTGCTGAACGACTCTTCGGTGCAGTCGTCGCCCCTCATGCTCGGGCGAGGGCCGCCAGTGCGAAGCGCGCCGCCCTGCTGCCGCAGAGGCCGTGGACTCCCCCGCCTGGCGGGGTCGCGGAGGAGCAGATGAAGATGCGCGGATCGCTGGTGGCGTAGGGAGTAAGGCTGAGCGTCGGCCGCGTGAACATCTGCCCGAGGTCCTGCACCCCGCCGTTGATGTCCCCGCCCACGTAGTTCGGGTCGTACCTCTCGAGTTCGGCAGCGGTCCTGACCGAGCGGGCGAGGATCGACTCCCTGAAACCTGGCGCGAACCGTTCGATCTGTCGCTCGATGATGCCGGAGACGTCGCGGCCCGATCCGTGGGGAACGTGGCAGTAGGCCCAGGCGGCGTGACGGCCCGGAGGCGCTCGGGACGGGTCGAAGAGGGACGGCTGCGTCACGATCACGAAGGGGCGCTCCGGGTGCTCGCCCCGCCAGACGGTCCTCTCGGCCTCGGCGATCTCCTCTGCCGATCCGCCGAGGTGAACGGTACCGGCTCGGCGGCAGTCGCGGGCGAGCCAAGGTATCGGTTCCTGCAAGGCGAAGTCGACCTTGCAGACCCCGGGCCCGTAGCGGTACCGCCCAAGCTGCTTCCGGTAGGGGCCAGAGAACCTGCCGCCGGATACGCGCAGGAGCGGCCCAGGAGTCAGGTCGAGGAGGATGACTCGGCTGGAGGGCAACTCTTCGAGGTCCGCGATCCATCTGCCGGTTTCCAACCGGCCGCCGTGAGAGCGGAGGCACGAGACCAGGGCGTCGGCGAGAGCTGAGGCGCCGGTTGCCACGAAGGGCCAGCCGGAAGCGTGGCCCAGCATCGCCAGTACCAGGGCGACGGCCGAGCTGCCGGGACGCTCCAGCGGCAGCATCGAGTGGGCGGCGAGGCCCGCGAAGAGCGCCCTGGCCCTCCGGCCCCCGAAGTAGCCGCGGGCGAACGAGGTGGCCGGCAGCAGGGCGGGCAGGCCGAAACGCGCTGCGATGAGGGGTCGCCGGGGGATCCGAAGAGGACCCAGCAGATCCCCGAGGATCGCTTCCTGACCCTCCACCAGTGGAGCCATCAGGCGCGACCAACGTCCGCCGTCCTCGGCCAGGCCGGCGGCCGTCGCGGCGATCGAACGGCGAAGTACGACCGCCTCCTCATCTCCCAGAGGATGGGCGAGCGGTATCTCGGGCTGCACGAAGCTCAGGCCGTAGCGAGCCAGGGGCAGCGTGGCGAAGAAGGGGGACGCGGCGGCGAGCGGCACGACCGAAGCACACTCGTCATGAACGAAACCTGGCAGGGTGAGTTCGCTCGAGCGCATCCCTCCACCAGGGATAGAGTGCCCCTCGACCACCGCGACACTTCGCCCGTCCCTGGCCAGTGTGATGGCGGCGGCCAGGCCGTTCGGGCCCGAGCCCACTATCGCGGCGTCGTATTCAGGCACGACTAACCCCAGCTGACAAGCAGATGAAAACGGCAGGTGTGGCGTTGCTCACCCGGCAATGCAGCACATCCGCGTGCCGCCGGCCGGACGGTACCATTGGGTCATGCCCTCGGAGCAGCGACGCTTTGCCCACCTCCACCAACACACCGCCTACAGCTTGCTGGACGGCGCCGCCAGGATAAAGGACCTGATCGCCTGGGCGAAGGAGGTGAGCCCCGACGATCCGGCCGTCGCCATGACCGACCATGGCAACATGCACGGCGCCGTCGAGTTCTACAAGGCTGCGACCGGCGCGGGGGTGAAGCCGATCATCGGCTTCGAGGCGTACGTCACTCCGGGGTCGCGGTTCGACAAGCGTCGCCCCTCCTCGCAGCTCGACGGCGGCTACTTCCACCTGACCCTGCTGGCCAAGAACTTCGATGGGTACAGGAACCTCTGCAAGCTCAACTCCAGGGCGTGGCTCGAGGGCTTCTACATGAAGCCGCGCGTCGATCACGAGCTCCTGCGCGAGTACAGCGAAGGCGTGATCGCGCTCTCCGGCTGCCTGGGCGCGCAGATCCCCCGCTCGATCCTCGATCTTGGCGAGGAGGCGGGCGAAGAGGCGCTGCGGCAATACCTGGACATCTACGGCGAGGACTTCTTCATCGAACTCCAGGACCACGGCCTCGAGGAGCAACGGCGGCTCAACCCGGTGCTCAAGTCTTTCGCGGACCGCTACGGCCTGGGCATGGTGGCGACCAACGACGGGCACTACGTGCGGCGTGAAGATGCCAGGGCCCACGAGGCGCTGCTGGCCATCCAGACGAAGACCACCCTTTCTGACCCCAACCGCTTCCGCTTCCCCTGCGACGAGTTCTACGTCAAGACGCCGGAGGAGATGGCGAAGGTCATCCCCGAGAGCGACTACCCTGGCGCCATCGCCAACACGCTCAGGGTCGCCGAGATGTGCGACGTGACCCTGCCGATCGGGGACAGGCGGGTCTACCAGATGCCCGAGCTGCCGCTACCCGAAGGTCGCACACTGGCCGAGCAGCTGCGGGTGCAGGCCTACCAGGGGCTGATGATCCGTTACGAGGAGATCGACGAGCGGTTCTTCCGCGCCTACCTGGATGCCGCTCAGGAGCTTCCTTCGAGCGCTGCCCTCGATGCGACCCGGAGCGTATCGCCGAACGCTCCCCTCGAGACGGTCCTGCTGGAACTGGCCAGGCTCGGCGAACAGGGCCGGCGGGCCAAGCGGGAGGGCGAAACCTACGACAGCTTCGAGTACCCGCACCTGGCGAAGCTGAAGGAGAGGAAGCAGGACGAACGCGCCCTCACCATCCTCGAACGAGCCGAGTTCGAGCTTGGCGTGATCATCGCCATGGGCTTCCCCGACTACTTCCTGATCGTCGCCGATTTCATCAACTGGGCGAAGGACAACGGCATCGCCGTGGGGCCCGGGCGCGGCTCCGGAGCTGGCTCGATAGTCGCCTACGCCTTGCGGATAACCGACATCGACCCGCTCGAGTTCGACCTGCTCTTCGAACGCTTCCTCAACCCCTACCGGATCAGCATGCCTGACTTCGACATCGACTTCTCCGACGTCAGGCGCGGCGAGGTCATCGACTACGTGCGTCGGAAGTACGGCGACGACAGGGTCGCTCACATCGCGACCTTCGGGACGATGGCATCACGAGCGGCGATAAAGGATGCCGCCCGCGTGCTGGAAGCGCCCTTCGCCGACGCCGACAAGGTGAGCAAGCTGGTGCCGGTGGTATTCGGCCGCTCGGTCCCCATAGAGAAGGCGCTCGAAGACGTGCCCGAGATGCGGGAGCTCTACGAGGCGGGCGCCAAGGAGTACGTGGATGTGGCCCGCAGCCTGGAGGGGCTCACCCGGCACGCCTCGGTCCACGCGGCCGGCGTGATCATCTCCCGCGACCCGGTCCAGGAGCTGGCTCCGGTCTTCCGCAGCGGCGACGGACCGGTCGTCTGCCAGTACGACATGGGCTC from Trueperaceae bacterium includes the following:
- a CDS encoding NAD(P)/FAD-dependent oxidoreductase; this encodes MPEYDAAIVGSGPNGLAAAITLARDGRSVAVVEGHSIPGGGMRSSELTLPGFVHDECASVVPLAAASPFFATLPLARYGLSFVQPEIPLAHPLGDEEAVVLRRSIAATAAGLAEDGGRWSRLMAPLVEGQEAILGDLLGPLRIPRRPLIAARFGLPALLPATSFARGYFGGRRARALFAGLAAHSMLPLERPGSSAVALVLAMLGHASGWPFVATGASALADALVSCLRSHGGRLETGRWIADLEELPSSRVILLDLTPGPLLRVSGGRFSGPYRKQLGRYRYGPGVCKVDFALQEPIPWLARDCRRAGTVHLGGSAEEIAEAERTVWRGEHPERPFVIVTQPSLFDPSRAPPGRHAAWAYCHVPHGSGRDVSGIIERQIERFAPGFRESILARSVRTAAELERYDPNYVGGDINGGVQDLGQMFTRPTLSLTPYATSDPRIFICSSATPPGGGVHGLCGSRAARFALAALARA